ACTTTGTGCAGATAGTCTTCACCAAACAGGTGATCAACTGTCGCTCCAGGATACTCATCACCAGGGGCCGGGAACTGCCATCCCGGCCAACCTTTTGCGTCACCCTTGGGGTATGGCTTGACGATACTGATGTCAATAAATTCGGTCAAGCCCTTTAGGTGGCGGACAAAATTTACGCGATGGGCGAAGGGACAAAAAAGGCCGATATAAAGGTGGTAACGGCCTTTCTCGGCAGGGAATTCATCACTCGGGATGACGCCATGCCAGCCGTCAGCAGTTGCGGGCTCGTGGATTGAGGGTTGGACTGTCATGGTCGATGAAAATTCGATGTAACTGTTCGATGTAACTGAGCAATAGGGTTCAAATGTCACAAAGGATTTGGGAAGTGTTGTCTACGTGTAGTCCAGGTATTCAGAGGTCTTTGATTGATAAGGTGCGGAACAGTTCCGCCAACATGGCATCGCTGGGATTTGTGAGCATCGAAACACCATGAGCTCACCTCAACaaatttcttcttttttgcTATGTATCTCGGTTTTATGAAACTACACGTATCACGATCAAACTTGGTTACAAAATGTAGAGACAGGTATGTATTATTGTTAGTTGAATCGATCTCATCAAACATCTATCTAGCTACTGTTCTCAGCATTCCTCCAGCACTTGAATTTCACATCTGATCGTAGTCTCCATATGCTTGGTCTTGTTTCTACTTGATCTCCTTAGATGGAACctaattttcttcttctaaTGCTCCACGATCTTAGCCCTGGCATCATTTCTCGTGATTGAATCCTCATTCACTTCCTATACATTGAAATCTGAATGAGCTAGACGATTGCGAAGTTTTTGAAAGGTGGTAAACAACCAAAAATtaaaaaacatacaacagtcaggattcgctggtggtcacccacccaactactaactcaccggcgtgtggcttaagtgCAGTCAGTAGTTCGGTGGGTGTCGCCCGGGTGAGAAATGGGTGAGTGCCGCTTTACGGTCGCGCGACCGGGGGTGATAAGGGTGAGTGCGCTATAGACAGGGTGAGAATCGGGGTGAGAATCATCCGAGTCGCGCGACCGCCGCACTGACCCTCTTCTTGGCTGAGCTATGATGTAAATCATTGGACTGTCTAGTTCTCTTTGAAACTCTCGGTGTCTTGGCATCTGCATATTACTTGAACTGGAAGCGCAAAGAAGTGCGCTGTGTTAAACACTACTACCCCAGTTGTGGCTTTCTTGGTAAATCTACTAATGTTAGACGAGATCAAGCTTATAAGTACTACTGCCCTTTTCGCTTTTTATCGTATTAACAAAATATGTCTTTTTGATGCGTACAGTATCCTATGTGCTCCTGAGTTTCTATTCTTTCCGTGTATTACTAGTTTGTAGTTTGGGACTAGCGTAACTCTGAATGCTGGCACAGATAAGGAGATGATCTACCCTGGGGCCGATCCCGGAAAATTCTTTTGATTTCATACCCTTGGCACCGAAGGAAAGGTGTACTCCATTCTCCGTCGCAGCGTACATCATATATGAAAAAGTACGGCCAGATTGTCTCCCAGGACCGGGAGGCTGTCTCGTTTTGGATGATGTATCGTACGAGTAAATCACCTAGACGACGGTACATGTGTGAGGTGCAACGTTTGTCCTGTCTATACCTTGCCAAGTGAAAATCGAAGGAGTGGAAAAGCTTGGATACTGTACTATCTTTATCGGTGGAATCAGTGACCCTATTCTGATCTGCTAAATCGATGAttttgtcacggtgcgaaccgtgatgcttagtaagaggaagatcacggcacgtgatctccgacctgtttatcttgaacttcagttctagatcctgttgtagctcttcgagctacgtcttgtatattagcctgcccctgcctgtacctgcctgtcaatgagaatctgatctgttacgacctgtccctgccagtcatctcctatcataccgtcctgccagcccgcaccctgacatatAATAGGAAATTCGTTCTTATTATTGCCTATTTTGTTCACTTCTAATCCAACGCCGAGTTGATTCTAAACAATGGGGTATACTCTTCAATCTCTGTCGTTAGGATGGCATATCGGTGAGCGATGAGTGCCGGAAAATGTTTCAGCCGATGGCCATGAGCCCACGACTCAAGCTGAAATgcaaacaatacaaacacAACCAATTAAATACGGCAAGGGGACCGAAAACTGTTACTACTCCTTCTCATCCAATATTGCGTCGAGGGTTTCTTTACCTAGTCTTACATATCATTTTTGTGGGACTTACGGCCCTTCATACTTCTGTCTTCCTCGGTTCAATTTCTGGAAATTCTTACTAGAGGCTTTGCTGATCTAGAAGTAATACCCAGCCATCCTGACTAGGTGCCTGAGTGTCTACGAGGAACGGAAGGGCTAAACCCGTCGTCACGGCCCGCATACGAAATAATTCAACATCAGTCACAAGACCGCGACACCTCTAATCACCAATGCAAGCCTCTTTTTTCGAGACACCTCATCGCTTGATGATCAAGACTTCCCAATCAACTTTTCAActctgaaagagattgtagaacacttgaaaatggtatgaaaaaatactctgaatttcttctaaataatgacaaggtccgcgccttttaagcaatctgtgcggacaatgctgactaaacatcacatatagtttatctgtctcggcatgacgccattgaggcatttgttcatgtctcagggtggcaccacacatctcgacacaccccccagtttttgaagctattcagagcttcaagaactgcttcttccatcactttctgggatgattctgtcgcgaatttcacgcataccaagcagctcccgaaacacgtgttgcttctgctttggtagcaccttggtgagcccatctgctggcatagctgcagtgggaacccagtccacattgactcggccttcactaacttcttgtttcatccagcatcggttaatgtccacatgtcgaaGCTTCGTATGCATTGCTGCCCCCTCCTTTGTCAATAGATCGACGGTTTGCTGGTTGTCGCACATGATGGAGAGTGGGTGATCTGGTTCGAATCCTAATGAATGGAGGACTCGGCGCCACCATTGGATGGTTTTTCCTGCTTCtgcgagggcaagaagtTCTGCTTCTGTGGTCGATGTCGTAACAGTCTTTTGTTTAGACGCTTTCCAGTCAATGGGGCCCCCGTACAGCTTACAAAGGTAACCTTCCGAGCTCTTCCGGTCTCGGTtgtcaccaaaagaagcatcACTTGCGAATTCAATTGACTTCGCAGCAAGGGATAGGCCAGGATTGTTTTCGGACTGTGTTGGATAAGCATCACGTGGTCGAGTACCGTACTCAATAGCCCAATACCTGGTCTCATAGAGGTACTGGATGATCCGATCGATAGCATCCATATGCTTGGGGCCGGGATTCGTCAGGAATTCTGCCACTTTGGATGTTGCTTTTGCGGcatctggtcttgaaatgGTAGTGGCATACTGAGCAGATCCAACTTTGGCTTGGTATCCATGTATCTGGCTCGGTGTAGCCACTCCATCATATGGGACAAGAGGTTCAACTCCTAGTGGGGAGCCAACCTTTCTTGTGGTGACGAGGTTGTACTTGTTCGTCATGCTCTCAATGTAGCTATCTTGGCAGAGCCATAGCTTCTTCTGATCTCTGTCTCTGAGAATGCGGATATTCAGAAACCAGGTGGCATCCAATTCTCGCatttcccattccttctttaGATCTTGATCCAACTTCGTAGCTTGCTTGGCGAAGTTGGGATGGTTAACAATGATGATGTCGTCAACATaaaagaagacaatgatgccatttgtTGTAAAAATGCAGGGGTCTTCTGGTACTGGGGTAAGCCTTAGGTTGACTAGTACCCGTGTTGCTTCCTGTTGCCATAGTCTTGGGGACATCCGAAGACCATACAGTGCTCGGTGAAGCATCCAGCAGTGCCCTTCCCGTTCGAATCCTGGGGGGCACTTGGTGTAGGTTTCACTTTGTAGGGACGAGTTTAAGAATGCCGTCACCACATCTCGCTGTCTcatgtcgaggtcgaaggcagcgaCCAGTGCAAATACAGCTCTCGCAGTTTTAACTGCTAGTGTGGCAGCTCTCTTTTCGTCGGTAGACAACCATTGTAAGTCACCTCGAACACAGATTCGTGCTTTGAACTTCTCGAGCACACCATTGGCGTCAAATTTATATGTGAACACCCACTTCAAGGGTAGGACCTGTGTGTTTTTTCGGTTCGGTGTCTGAACTTCTGTgtatgtctctttttttttcaatgtctgTACCTCGAAGCTTGCTGCTGCCATGAATTCCTTGGCAAATCGATGGTTCTTCATTTGGATCCAGTTctcaggtggtggtggaagatcctctCTGTGTGGTTTCGTTTTAAACCTTTGATTCATGCTTGTTGTGAATGCATAAAGTAGGCTTGGTGGCTCTTCTTGAGCAAGTGAGAGGTATGTTGCATAGTCTGGATcgatcctcggcttcctgctTCTTGTGCCAGTGACGATATTCGATGTTTCAATGCTCGCTGAGATGTCTCTCGGTGCTCGTTGTTGAGATGACAactctggtgttggtgagtatatcatctctctctggagttgtctctcgatctcctcttcttcatcgactgTCTCCACCCCCCCAGATCCGGTTGATTGTGGAACAGAGATCGGATCTGGCACTGATGCTGGGATTTGGGTTGACAAaattggagaggttgaaactattggtgatgatggcggtgatggttgtagtggtgagagatgtggtgaggcATCTCTTGGTGTATCCTCACTTCTTGTTTGCTCCCTTGGTCTCATAGTGGACTGCGGGGTCAATGGGAGATCGGATGCTGCTTTTGAACTTGCTAGCACTGgggttctttctctctccaccacctctgtgtcttctccttgattggtatgctcggtttcatcatgaagagctatccttgctattgactttggcatcctcgattggatgctcatttcaacttgtgcttcttccatggtaAGCACGGTTGGCTGCACGCCTAGTCCCTGTGACATGGTACTAATAGCGTCTTCTGAGTCAGGTAGTGGCCTCGATTTTGAATACCGTCTTGTTTCGTCAAACACAGCATCTCTGACAATTTCAACCTTTCCAATACCGGTTTTTCCTTTGTGTGGAAACCAGATCTTGTATAGATTTTTCGAGACATACCCGACAAGATATCCTATCTCCGCTCTTGGCGCCATTTTTTCTGACTGCACTCGCTTTAGGATTCTCGAGTACACCAAGCAGCCATATAACCTCACATTCGAGAGGTTAATCACTTGATCCTTAACACCATCTGGTGCGGCATGCTTTAGCAATTcattccatggaatcatccacttgttgttcatttttgtggGTACTCTGTTCAGTATATACGCTGCTGCGTACACTGCTTCAGGCCAAAGGTGTCGGGGAAGATCGGtgtcattgatgagggctcttgcagttcgtacaaccactcccccagatctttCGGCGGGACCATTCATCTCTGGTAGGCCTGGTGGTGAGTGTTCAATGGTACACCCTTCGGCCTCTATCATGGATTCCACTTCGTtgccagcacttctttcattgtcatagtgaaagaccctgatttcaatctttaaccagtttttcactagtgctatgaattttctgacggccatttgacactcgttcttctttgtgtgtgtgaacacaaagtggcatctaataccatcaagatagaagTGCGTTAACCAAATATGACCATTGTGTGCTGTTTGGTTTTGTACCAAGTCGAAGTGTACCCTTCCGAACACACCATATGCTTGGCCTATCTTCCTGCGAGAGATCTGCTTTGGCGCATCTGCCAATTGACAAGCTTCACAtacctgcttcttcttgccagggtTGCTTTCAATGGTGATGCCCTCAGTCATCTCTGCAAGCTTTTCGATACGCTCGGTCCCAACGTGACCAAGGCGTCTATGCCAGGTATGAATAGATCCTTCGGATCTTGGTTCTTGAGCTGATTTCTTCGTGGCGAGGATCAAGTTTTCAGGTGACAACTTAGGGTATTGAAAACCCTTTGGCTGTGTTAGCCAAGTCAACTTCTGGTCCTGGTACACTTGGTATACCTGTCTCCCTTCAGTGGTTTCAATGCAGTTGCTCCTGAAATTAACGAGCAAGCTGgctttcatcatcaatccatggGATATCAGATTACTGTGGAAGTTCGGAGAGTATCTTGTGTTATACAACTCCATCCTCACTGGGTTCTTTGTGACCGGGCTAACACCATAGATGACTATAGTGCCGATTCCTTTGACACTTGTTTCTGTGTCACCTACCTTCACTACGCTCTGGGCGTCCTCGAAAGTCACAAATAACCTTCGGTCATTGCACACATGAACCTGTGCGCCGGTGTCGACTACCCACCTTTTTTCGGTTGGTATCTCACTGATTTTGGTGGGTATGGCCGGGGTGgtgaaaaaaccaaaagcttctcctccaagcgtaacatttgcttgttcggtgggtttcttgctctggctcatttctgttctctccttttcaacaagagCTTTCCAGGTAGGGTTCGCTTTCATAgctttctcccatttctgtcttgctgacgctactggtttgtagttctttggtcgtatgtcttcaaagatttcccagcatttccatggttggtgttttttgaaACCCCTTCCGCAAGGGCATGCTCTGTCTCCTAGGGgtgtctcttcttgctttgtttcattgggcttcacttcttcatgaccttgCCATGTTGCAAAGACTGCTTTTGAGATCCCCCTTTGGCTAGCTTGCTTGCCGTATGTGATCTTCCAATGAGCTTTATACCGAttaagaagctcagtgaattCGATGTCACCCTTGTCTTGCAATCTCAAGACCCATGTCTCATGAAAGTTAGGTGACATGACGGAGATTgcatcaagaaattggttCTTAACATCGTTTGCTTCTGGCATTTTGGCTCGCTTGCACCACTTTTGCATTGTCTCCCAACTGGTAAGCCACTTGTCGATATCGGTGTTTCGATCTAGTCCTCGGTCTAGTTGGCGCCATTGCTGACGAAGCCCAGCGACGTACGTCGGATCGTTTTCTGGAGCGAATCTTTGAGACAAATTGTGAAGCAAATCCCATGGAGTTTCATACTCGACAATCATGGGTTGATATGTTGGGTGAACTGTGCTCCTAATCGCTGCGACTACCAATCCtaacccttttttcttttgggtatagatcgcattctttgcgacccattcgtcttgaagaagtctctTCACGTCGACCCAGTCATCTTTGTACTTTGCTCTTGCTTCGTCAATGGAGAGCACTTCGGCAGGTGGTGTCAACGGCAATGGTGCCGTTTCTTGGGATGGATCACACAACTCCCACACATTGTATATGGTTGCAATTGACTTTATGTAGGGTAGCCATGAATCCCACGTCGTTGTATCCTTTAGGATGACGCGGGTGGATACTCCCGCGGAGAGATGATCATCCATGTcttcgtcgttgttgttgatttatctccgtttctttacttcggtttcaggggttgcctcggtgatttgagatgaattctcttatgtgtaccgagggcgaggaggaaaaatgatcttttctttttaatggaacaaagccgggctcataactgaaagagattgtagaacacttgaaaatggtatgaaaaaatactctgaatttcttctaaataatgacaaggtccgcgccttttaagcaatctgtgcggacaatgctgactaaacatcacatatagtttatctgtctcggcatgacgccattgaggcatttgttcatgtctcagggtggcaccacacatctcgacaaaCTCTACTCTACACTATACTTCAGCGCCAGAAACTAAACGCCGACACCCGGCTATGGAATCCGGCAAAGCAGCAGCTTCTCCTTATGAGTGCGAAAAAGTGCATGAAATCGATATTATCAGCATCGCTTCATATCACCGGCGTGACTTCGATCTAGCGGTGGCCAGAACAAACCGCCGTGACCATGAAAAGGTACGCAGCTCGCTGCTTCGAACCATCTCTACTACTTCCTCAACACTTGGAAATCTTCAATCTTTACCGCTTGAAATTGTCTATGAGATATGCTTCCTACTTGATATTCGGTCTTTGCTCAATTTTCGTCATGCCAATCGCCGTGCCCAACAAATTGTCAGAGTAACTCGTGGTTACGAAGCGACAATTACCCATGCTCTTGAGGCCTTGTGCGTCACCTTGAAAACCAACATCGCGTCATGGTTCACAGTATTTGACTTATTTAAAGCACTCTGTACGAGGGACTGTCATCTCTGCGGCTCCTTTGGTGGCTTTATTTTCCTTCCCTCATTTATGAAGTGTTGTTTTTCTTGTATTCGGGAAGATTCGCTTCCCTCAATCTTACCTGTTCTGAAAAGAAGCGTCAAATCGAGCCCGGGCAGCCTATCTAGCTCAGTGCCTACTCTGATGTCATTGCCTGGCACATATTCAATGGACGAGATTGTGCGAAAGAAAAGAATTCAAATCATACCGGCGGAATATGTTACCCTGCGCGAAGAACACGAGAGGACGCGAGTGACGCAGTCAAAGGAAACAGTGCTACTACGTTATATGGTGACAACGTCCTTACCCTATCTCGATATTGAAAGTGGTGGCATTCAGAATGGAATATGCTGCAGTGGTTGTCAAATTGCTTTGGAGAAGGCTTTGGGGTCATCAAGGATTCAGTCTAATGCTTGTGTTCTACGAGACAAAGTGTATTCCTATGACGAATTTATGGAGCACTTTCTGGAATGC
Above is a window of Penicillium digitatum chromosome 2, complete sequence DNA encoding:
- a CDS encoding Polynucleotidyl transferase, ribonuclease H fold, yielding MIVEKRSDWLTSWETMQKWCKRAKMPEANDVKNQFLDAISVMSPNFHETWVLRLQDKGDIEFTELLNRYKAHWKITYGKQASQRGISKAVFATWQGHEEVKPNETKQEETPLGDRACPCGRGFKKHQPWKCWEIFEDIRPKNYKPVASARQKWEKAMKANPTWKALVEKERTEMSQSKKPTEQANVTLGGEAFGFFTTPAIPTKISEIPTEKRWVVDTGAQVHVCNDRRLFVTFEDAQSVVKVGDTETSVKGIGTIVIYGVSPVTKNPVRMELYNTRYSPNFHSNLISHGLMMKASLLVNFRSNCIETTEGRQGFQYPKLSPENLILATKKSAQEPRSEGSIHTWHRRLGHVGTERIEKLAEMTEGITIESNPGKKKQAKHMVCSEGYTSTWYKTKQHTMVIFG
- a CDS encoding Cyclin-like F-box, producing MESGKAAASPYECEKVHEIDIISIASYHRRDFDLAVARTNRRDHEKVRSSLLRTISTTSSTLGNLQSLPLEIVYEICFLLDIRSLLNFRHANRRAQQIVRVTRGYEATITHALEAFTLYEGLSSLRLLWWLYFPSLIYEVLFFLYSGRFASLNLTCSEKKRQIEPGQPI